A single Chryseobacterium sp. DNA region contains:
- a CDS encoding molybdopterin-dependent oxidoreductase, producing the protein MKKILPLAFLLISGWVWCQSGFRLKVNGEVSTPLELSLADLSKMPRKKASLKDKDGSIHVYTGVSVQEILAEAGVPSGKELHGEHLSKYLLAKCTDGYQVLFSLAELEASITDKNIIVADTVDGKPLPESKGPLRIIAEGEKKPARSSYQLESLIIGQIKK; encoded by the coding sequence ATGAAGAAAATACTGCCTTTGGCATTTTTATTAATTTCCGGCTGGGTATGGTGTCAGTCAGGGTTTAGACTTAAAGTGAATGGAGAAGTTTCAACACCATTGGAACTGAGTCTTGCAGATTTGTCAAAAATGCCCCGGAAAAAAGCCTCATTAAAAGATAAAGACGGAAGTATTCATGTGTACACCGGGGTTTCAGTACAGGAAATTCTAGCGGAAGCAGGAGTTCCATCCGGTAAAGAGCTCCATGGTGAACATTTATCAAAATATCTGCTGGCAAAATGTACGGACGGCTATCAGGTATTATTTTCACTGGCAGAATTAGAAGCTTCCATTACAGATAAAAATATAATTGTAGCGGATACTGTTGACGGGAAACCGTTGCCGGAATCAAAAGGACCGCTGCGCATCATTGCTGAAGGGGAGAAGAAACCTGCGCGAAGCTCTTACCAACTGGAATCTTTAATCATAGGACAAATTAAAAAATAA
- a CDS encoding bestrophin family protein → MIIRKKEHWFKMLFVWHGSVLPGLLPRLFLLFILSLGVVYLRGTIFSFKVPLNPAPLTLFGFVLALFLGFRNNASYERFWEGRKLWGALLNTARSLTRQALTLKNLKESSVSVSYFIQLLDAFIFALKHQLRGTDAYEDLKNRLHEDHLKTVAASKYKPAVIMRLLAEWVQHAKDEDHIDSIQQGRFDENFDKLSDILGGCERIVSTPIPYSYRVLLHRTVYIYCFLLPFGLVDSLGWFTPLIVVFVAYTFVAFEAIADEIEEPFGTEANDLALNSMCVMIDETIHEMAGQKIAISPKMTQNIID, encoded by the coding sequence ATGATTATCAGGAAGAAGGAACATTGGTTCAAAATGCTTTTTGTCTGGCACGGTTCCGTATTACCGGGGCTGCTGCCCCGTCTTTTTTTACTTTTTATTCTATCCCTGGGCGTAGTTTATCTGCGTGGAACTATTTTCTCTTTTAAAGTTCCGCTTAATCCTGCCCCATTGACTTTATTCGGTTTTGTGCTCGCTTTATTTTTAGGATTCCGGAATAATGCAAGCTACGAAAGGTTTTGGGAAGGCCGCAAACTATGGGGAGCTCTATTGAATACGGCACGGTCATTAACCCGCCAGGCTCTTACGCTGAAAAATTTGAAAGAAAGCAGCGTTTCTGTTTCTTATTTTATTCAGCTGCTGGACGCTTTTATTTTTGCATTGAAACATCAGTTGAGAGGAACAGATGCCTATGAAGATTTAAAAAACAGGCTTCATGAAGATCATCTGAAAACTGTTGCAGCATCCAAATATAAGCCGGCTGTTATTATGCGGCTGTTGGCGGAATGGGTACAGCACGCAAAAGATGAAGACCACATAGATTCCATTCAGCAGGGCCGTTTTGATGAAAATTTTGATAAGCTTTCGGATATCTTAGGAGGCTGTGAAAGAATTGTTTCCACGCCGATTCCTTACAGTTACCGGGTTTTATTGCACCGTACGGTATATATTTATTGTTTTCTGCTGCCTTTTGGGCTTGTAGATTCACTGGGCTGGTTTACTCCTCTTATTGTTGTATTTGTAGCCTATACGTTTGTGGCATTTGAGGCGATTGCCGATGAAATTGAAGAACCTTTCGGAACAGAAGCCAACGACCTGGCACTTAACAGCATGTGTGTGATGATTGATGAGACGATTCACGAGATGGCCGGACAAAAGATTGCCATTTCTCCAAAAATGACTCAGAATATTATAGACTGA
- a CDS encoding DUF488 family protein: MKISDNPVIYTIGHSVHKLDYFIELLHSFDIKVLADIRRFPGSKKYPWFTKENLEKILPENNMDYIHFEELGGRRKVQPNSVNSRWRNESFRGYADYMQTDDFIKAAGRLENIALEKRTAFMCSESLWWRCHRSMVSDYLKAKGWRVEHIMNIGKAEEHSYTSPARVSNGHVFYYDESLFD, from the coding sequence ATGAAGATCTCAGATAACCCGGTTATTTATACCATTGGACATTCAGTTCATAAGCTGGATTATTTTATTGAACTGCTGCATTCATTTGATATCAAAGTTTTGGCAGATATCCGGAGATTTCCGGGTTCAAAAAAATATCCGTGGTTTACTAAAGAAAACCTGGAAAAGATATTGCCGGAAAATAATATGGATTATATTCATTTTGAAGAATTGGGAGGCCGGAGAAAAGTGCAGCCCAATTCAGTAAATAGCCGATGGCGGAATGAATCCTTCCGGGGATATGCCGATTATATGCAAACCGATGACTTTATAAAAGCAGCTGGAAGGCTGGAAAATATTGCGCTGGAAAAAAGAACCGCTTTTATGTGCTCCGAGTCGTTATGGTGGCGCTGTCACAGATCCATGGTTTCCGATTATCTTAAAGCAAAAGGCTGGAGAGTGGAACATATTATGAACATCGGTAAAGCAGAAGAACATTCCTACACTTCACCTGCAAGGGTCAGCAATGGGCATGTTTTTTATTATGACGAAAGTTTATTTGATTAA
- a CDS encoding DUF2945 domain-containing protein gives MGTKFNIGDRVSWNSEAGKVTGTIIAIHIKDFDYKGYTHHASESGPQYEIKSDRSDHIAAHKESALTKISSV, from the coding sequence ATGGGAACAAAATTCAACATAGGGGATAGGGTAAGCTGGAATTCTGAGGCAGGAAAAGTAACGGGAACCATTATTGCAATTCATATAAAAGATTTTGATTATAAAGGATATACACATCATGCCAGTGAAAGCGGCCCGCAATACGAAATCAAAAGTGACAGATCTGATCATATTGCGGCTCATAAAGAGTCCGCACTTACGAAAATATCCTCTGTGTAA
- a CDS encoding HesA/MoeB/ThiF family protein yields MSNPFERYQCQIALPGFGIPSQKLLENAKVLIVGMGGLGCPAAQYLTSSGVGTIGIADDDTVSLSNLHRQILYSQDDIGSPKVEVAARKLRHLNPSIAVIPYRLRVSASNIMNLISEFDLIIEGTDNFETKCLLNDACVLAGKPLVYGAIYQHEGQVSIWNVLQKDGTYSPHYRDVFPNAEESQVPNCREGGVIPTLAGVVGCMQANEAIKYLTGSEDILAGKLWMMNVMSGRTQIIKLKKTDFQITELPLTIQAITMEQLMQDQENFQIFDVRTEQEHLNFNMGGKNIPLEKLQDHFHAISTISQPIVIYCQSGKRSAEAARKIKKAFPEKTVFSLKNGIGKLPQ; encoded by the coding sequence ATGAGTAACCCGTTTGAACGCTATCAATGCCAGATTGCTCTTCCCGGATTTGGCATTCCTTCCCAGAAATTACTTGAAAATGCCAAAGTTCTGATTGTCGGTATGGGAGGCCTTGGCTGTCCTGCCGCACAATATCTTACGTCTTCAGGCGTAGGAACAATCGGTATTGCAGATGATGATACAGTCTCCCTAAGCAATCTTCACCGCCAGATTTTATATAGCCAGGATGACATCGGATCACCAAAAGTGGAGGTTGCCGCGAGAAAATTACGGCACCTGAACCCTTCTATAGCTGTGATCCCTTACCGGTTGAGAGTCTCTGCTTCCAACATCATGAATTTGATCTCAGAATTTGATCTGATCATTGAAGGAACGGATAATTTTGAAACCAAATGTTTGTTGAATGATGCTTGTGTTCTGGCTGGAAAACCCTTGGTTTATGGGGCGATTTACCAGCATGAAGGCCAGGTAAGTATATGGAATGTTTTACAGAAAGACGGTACTTATTCACCTCATTACCGTGATGTTTTCCCGAATGCGGAAGAATCCCAGGTTCCCAACTGCAGAGAGGGAGGCGTAATTCCTACCCTGGCAGGAGTGGTAGGCTGTATGCAGGCCAACGAAGCAATTAAATATTTAACCGGATCGGAAGATATTTTGGCCGGAAAACTGTGGATGATGAATGTCATGAGCGGCAGAACACAGATTATCAAGTTAAAGAAAACAGACTTTCAAATTACAGAACTTCCCCTGACTATTCAGGCCATCACAATGGAACAGCTTATGCAGGATCAGGAAAATTTTCAAATTTTTGATGTGCGGACAGAGCAGGAACATCTGAATTTCAATATGGGAGGAAAAAACATTCCCCTGGAAAAGCTGCAGGATCATTTTCATGCAATTTCTACAATTTCACAACCTATCGTCATTTACTGCCAATCCGGAAAACGAAGTGCGGAAGCAGCCAGAAAAATAAAAAAAGCTTTTCCTGAAAAGACCGTATTTTCTTTAAAAAACGGAATAGGTAAACTACCGCAATAG
- a CDS encoding NTP transferase domain-containing protein, which produces MISKEHYNIPPVNGLVLAGGKSRRMGTAKDLLNWHGKEQRYFAADLLAPFCDEVFISCRQDQMESFDSHYNFLTDTFLNMGPFGGILSALRAQRDKAWLVVACDLPLLDKKSLDFLIASRDPEKAATTYESPFDGLPEPLITIWEPKSYPLLLNFLGQGNTCPRKVLINSDTLILKPDNPDALMNVNTPEDALKAQKILKR; this is translated from the coding sequence ATGATTTCAAAAGAACATTATAATATACCGCCGGTCAACGGTCTCGTTCTCGCGGGTGGAAAAAGCAGAAGAATGGGTACGGCAAAAGATCTGCTGAACTGGCATGGAAAGGAACAGCGGTATTTTGCGGCTGATCTTCTGGCTCCATTTTGTGATGAAGTTTTTATTTCCTGCAGGCAGGATCAGATGGAAAGTTTTGATTCCCATTACAACTTCCTTACAGATACATTTCTGAATATGGGACCTTTTGGAGGAATTCTTTCTGCATTGCGCGCGCAAAGGGATAAAGCCTGGCTGGTGGTTGCCTGCGACCTTCCTCTGCTGGACAAAAAATCACTGGATTTTTTAATAGCATCAAGAGATCCGGAAAAAGCCGCTACCACTTATGAAAGCCCTTTTGACGGATTACCGGAGCCTTTGATCACGATCTGGGAACCGAAAAGCTATCCTTTATTGCTGAATTTTCTGGGACAGGGAAATACTTGCCCGAGAAAGGTTTTGATCAATAGTGATACCCTTATTTTAAAACCGGATAACCCGGATGCTTTAATGAATGTGAATACCCCTGAGGATGCATTGAAGGCACAGAAAATATTAAAGAGGTAA
- the moaC gene encoding cyclic pyranopterin monophosphate synthase MoaC, which translates to MSEFTHLNKNGQPAIVDVGDKKVTRRKAVAQAIISLPDTVLEALQQDDFKTKKGSVFQIAIIAGIMGAKKTSELIPLCHPIGLDKCNLQIELNDKNEIVIECTASVEAKTGVEMEALTGASVAALTIYDMCKALSHDITIKEVKLIEKSGGKNDFKRTL; encoded by the coding sequence ATGTCAGAATTTACCCATCTAAATAAAAACGGACAGCCTGCCATTGTAGATGTAGGTGATAAAAAAGTTACCCGGAGAAAAGCAGTTGCGCAAGCAATTATTTCTTTGCCTGATACCGTTTTGGAAGCATTGCAGCAGGATGATTTCAAAACAAAAAAAGGTTCTGTTTTCCAGATTGCCATTATAGCCGGAATTATGGGTGCCAAAAAAACCAGTGAGCTCATTCCGCTTTGCCATCCCATCGGGCTGGATAAGTGCAACCTACAAATAGAACTGAATGATAAAAACGAAATTGTGATTGAATGTACTGCAAGCGTCGAAGCTAAAACCGGTGTGGAAATGGAAGCGCTTACAGGAGCTTCTGTCGCGGCATTAACCATTTATGATATGTGCAAAGCGTTAAGCCATGATATTACCATTAAAGAAGTTAAATTAATCGAAAAAAGCGGTGGAAAAAATGATTTCAAAAGAACATTATAA
- a CDS encoding molybdopterin molybdotransferase MoeA, whose amino-acid sequence MEMITVQQAEDIILSQTQDFGREDISYNSALGRVLAEDLTADRDLPPFDRPTVDGIAIRYSAYEKGCRFFKIKAVQSAGEPPISIDTETECIEIMTGAALDPSVDTIIRYEDISISNGMAGVHTDIKKGQNIHGKGRDKKEGEILVKAHQLITPAIIGIASSIGKTTLSVKKLPRIIIISTGDEMVSPESVPSPFQLRRSNGITIQAVLKKYNINADLLHLNDDYDEIKKELSRCIDEYDVLLMSGGVSMGKFDYLPKACEELGIEKLFHKIKQRPGKPFWFGKSQHQKLVFAFPGNPVSVLMCLHRYCIPWLERSLAISDISPQFAVLQNEIDFPFSLQYFAQVRLKVNPSGQLTAESVNTNGSGDFSHLADTHAFIELPLEQNLFRKDEVYRIWKYNF is encoded by the coding sequence ATGGAAATGATTACCGTACAGCAGGCAGAAGATATTATACTTTCCCAAACACAGGATTTTGGTAGAGAAGATATTTCTTATAACAGTGCATTAGGAAGAGTGTTGGCAGAGGATCTCACTGCAGATCGTGATCTGCCTCCTTTCGACAGGCCTACAGTAGATGGAATTGCAATCCGTTATAGTGCTTATGAAAAAGGCTGCCGTTTCTTTAAAATTAAAGCCGTGCAATCTGCCGGGGAGCCACCCATCTCTATTGATACGGAAACGGAATGTATCGAAATTATGACGGGTGCCGCCCTGGATCCTTCGGTAGATACCATTATCCGTTATGAAGATATTTCCATCAGTAATGGAATGGCTGGTGTTCATACCGATATAAAGAAAGGACAAAACATCCATGGTAAAGGAAGGGATAAAAAAGAAGGGGAAATCCTTGTAAAAGCCCATCAGTTAATTACTCCTGCGATCATCGGAATCGCTTCATCGATTGGTAAAACCACCCTCTCTGTAAAAAAGCTCCCCAGGATCATCATTATTTCTACTGGGGATGAAATGGTAAGTCCAGAATCTGTTCCCAGCCCGTTTCAGTTGAGACGCTCAAACGGAATTACCATACAGGCCGTTTTGAAAAAATACAACATCAATGCAGATCTACTCCACCTTAATGATGATTACGATGAGATCAAAAAGGAACTTTCCCGCTGTATTGACGAATATGATGTTCTTCTTATGAGTGGCGGCGTTTCTATGGGAAAATTTGATTATTTACCCAAAGCATGCGAAGAACTTGGAATTGAAAAACTCTTTCATAAAATAAAGCAGAGACCCGGAAAGCCTTTCTGGTTTGGTAAAAGCCAGCATCAAAAGCTTGTCTTTGCATTTCCCGGCAACCCGGTTTCTGTCCTGATGTGCCTGCACCGCTATTGTATTCCGTGGCTGGAAAGATCTCTAGCGATTTCCGACATTTCACCCCAGTTTGCGGTTTTGCAGAATGAAATCGATTTTCCTTTTTCACTTCAATATTTTGCACAGGTCAGGCTTAAGGTAAATCCATCAGGGCAGCTGACTGCCGAATCCGTGAACACGAACGGTTCCGGAGATTTTTCTCACCTCGCCGACACCCATGCTTTTATAGAGCTTCCTTTGGAGCAAAACCTTTTCAGAAAAGATGAAGTTTACAGAATATGGAAATATAATTTTTAA
- the moaA gene encoding GTP 3',8-cyclase MoaA, with protein sequence MLTDQFGRPINYLRLAVVDRCNLRCTYCMPESGLTWIKQNELMTDEEMIRICSVFTELGIDKIRITGGEPFVRKNCISLIEKISHLEGLTDLSITTNGLLTHQYVPQLKEFGIKSVNLSLDTLDEERFFNITRRKSFDKVMNTLDALLQHDIKVKINTVVMDGRNIEDIIPLVQLTKELPVDVRFIEEMPFNGNLTEVSLKWNYPMIYQHIKEHFPEIEKIADPKSSTSYNYKIPGFEGDIGIIAAYTRSFCGDCNRIRITPSGMLRNCLYEGGGINVKDKLRSGATDEELKNIIINSIQKKPKDGWEAEKLNTAASSLHQSMATIGG encoded by the coding sequence ATGCTAACAGATCAATTCGGAAGACCTATCAATTATCTAAGACTGGCCGTTGTAGACCGGTGCAATCTCCGCTGTACCTACTGTATGCCGGAAAGTGGCCTTACATGGATCAAACAAAACGAGCTGATGACTGATGAAGAAATGATCAGGATATGTTCTGTTTTCACGGAACTCGGCATTGATAAAATCAGAATAACAGGAGGTGAGCCCTTTGTAAGGAAAAACTGTATTTCACTTATTGAAAAAATATCACATCTGGAAGGGCTTACTGATCTCAGCATAACCACAAATGGTCTTCTCACCCATCAGTATGTTCCACAGCTTAAAGAGTTTGGAATAAAATCCGTCAATCTCAGCCTTGATACATTGGATGAAGAACGCTTTTTCAACATCACCCGCCGGAAAAGCTTTGATAAGGTCATGAACACATTAGACGCCTTATTGCAGCATGATATCAAAGTAAAAATCAATACCGTAGTAATGGATGGCCGGAATATAGAGGATATTATTCCTCTGGTTCAGCTTACAAAAGAGCTTCCGGTAGATGTACGTTTTATCGAAGAAATGCCTTTCAACGGGAATCTTACTGAGGTATCACTGAAATGGAATTACCCGATGATTTACCAGCATATCAAAGAACATTTCCCTGAAATAGAAAAAATAGCAGACCCAAAAAGTTCAACATCATACAATTATAAAATACCCGGTTTCGAAGGAGACATCGGCATTATTGCTGCGTATACCCGTTCATTTTGCGGAGACTGCAACAGAATCCGGATTACTCCTTCCGGTATGCTGAGAAACTGTTTGTATGAAGGCGGCGGTATCAATGTAAAAGATAAGCTCCGGTCCGGGGCTACAGATGAAGAGCTCAAAAATATAATTATCAACAGTATACAAAAGAAACCCAAAGACGGATGGGAAGCTGAAAAACTGAATACTGCAGCTTCATCGCTTCATCAGTCTATGGCTACAATAGGAGGATAA
- a CDS encoding AraC family transcriptional regulator — translation MIIDKRSINKDSVEKVFNKGIDVVFQDGVSAESLNYFPENSFTIILLDECDRGKCITELNTYDLKARQLFIHLPRRAYKWSLPPETLGRRLIINDAILKTFSPTLTYTFSSYSKYEMINPDDETYHRFSIEFNAIRKEILAEVVFPELINARVRLLALIINLWVEHAYGKKALNTPDNFAFRFHMLVDKYYKTQKNVAFYAKELCITPNYLGVICRKQYKISPLEFIKERIILEAKNLLHSSDKSIKEIAFELGFQNFSHFSYLFRIKTGLTPKVYRKKLENTDPA, via the coding sequence ATGATAATAGATAAAAGGTCGATCAATAAGGATTCGGTAGAGAAGGTATTTAACAAAGGAATAGATGTTGTTTTTCAGGATGGAGTCAGTGCTGAATCATTAAATTATTTTCCGGAAAACTCTTTTACGATTATTTTACTGGATGAATGTGACCGGGGAAAGTGCATCACAGAACTCAATACCTATGATTTAAAGGCCAGGCAGCTGTTTATCCATCTTCCCAGGAGAGCGTACAAATGGTCTCTCCCTCCGGAAACCCTTGGCAGGAGGCTAATTATCAATGATGCTATCCTTAAAACATTTTCTCCCACCCTTACATATACTTTCTCCTCCTATAGCAAGTATGAAATGATAAACCCCGATGATGAAACTTACCACAGATTCAGCATTGAATTTAATGCTATAAGGAAAGAAATTCTTGCAGAAGTTGTTTTCCCGGAATTGATCAATGCACGCGTAAGGCTTTTAGCGCTGATCATTAATTTATGGGTAGAACATGCCTATGGCAAGAAAGCGCTGAATACACCTGATAATTTTGCTTTCCGTTTTCATATGCTGGTCGATAAATATTATAAAACCCAAAAGAATGTGGCATTTTATGCTAAAGAATTGTGTATCACCCCTAATTATTTAGGCGTGATTTGTAGAAAACAATATAAAATATCACCTTTAGAGTTTATCAAGGAAAGAATTATCCTGGAAGCTAAAAACTTACTCCACAGCTCGGATAAATCAATTAAAGAAATTGCTTTTGAACTGGGATTTCAGAATTTTTCCCACTTTTCCTATCTTTTCAGGATAAAGACAGGGTTAACGCCTAAGGTTTACCGGAAAAAATTAGAAAATACAGATCCTGCTTAA
- a CDS encoding NAD(P)/FAD-dependent oxidoreductase: protein MLLKNKKVAIIGAGPVGLTMAKLLQQKGIKATVYERDRDPQARIWGGTLDLHKDSGQKAMKKAGLLETYYKMAIPMGITVADEKGKILFTKEITPENQFDNPEINRNNLRKMLLDSLEDHTVIWDRKCTGLEVRDGRWRLLFDHGIKASADVVIISNGGMSGIRNYVTDAVVEDTGTMIIQGDIPQPEIQCPEFYQWCNGNRLMTACQGNLIVVNPDNNGVLAYGVIFKTPDDARTNLQGTDRIRELLLNRFTHWNQRYKQLFESTLSFLSLPTRKLPLNFPWKNDRVLPITLIGDAAHLMPPFAGQGVNTGLMDALILSDSLTEGPHHSIEAAISHYEQQMFIYATEAQRSSSKNEMEMRHPDFSFQQLIQ from the coding sequence ATGTTATTAAAAAATAAAAAAGTAGCGATTATAGGGGCCGGCCCGGTTGGCCTTACTATGGCGAAATTACTTCAGCAAAAAGGTATAAAAGCAACCGTTTATGAAAGAGATAGAGACCCACAGGCAAGAATCTGGGGCGGCACCCTTGACCTGCACAAAGATTCAGGACAGAAAGCCATGAAAAAGGCAGGATTGCTGGAAACTTATTATAAAATGGCAATACCTATGGGCATTACTGTTGCTGACGAAAAAGGAAAGATCCTGTTTACCAAGGAAATTACTCCGGAAAATCAGTTTGACAATCCTGAAATCAACAGAAATAACTTAAGAAAAATGCTGCTGGATAGCTTAGAAGACCATACTGTTATCTGGGATAGAAAATGTACAGGGCTTGAAGTCCGTGATGGGAGATGGCGGTTGCTTTTTGACCATGGAATAAAAGCATCAGCAGATGTGGTTATCATTTCAAATGGCGGAATGTCCGGTATAAGAAACTATGTGACAGATGCTGTCGTTGAAGATACGGGAACCATGATTATACAAGGGGATATTCCACAACCGGAGATACAATGTCCTGAATTTTACCAATGGTGTAACGGAAACAGGCTCATGACAGCATGCCAAGGGAATTTAATCGTTGTAAATCCTGACAATAACGGGGTATTAGCTTATGGTGTTATCTTTAAAACCCCTGATGATGCCCGGACCAATCTACAGGGCACTGACCGTATCCGGGAGCTCCTTTTGAACAGATTTACTCATTGGAACCAACGTTACAAGCAGTTATTCGAATCTACCTTAAGTTTTTTGAGCTTGCCGACGAGAAAACTGCCACTAAATTTTCCATGGAAGAATGACCGTGTCCTGCCGATCACCCTGATAGGTGACGCAGCCCATCTTATGCCTCCTTTTGCAGGCCAGGGTGTAAATACCGGACTGATGGATGCGCTGATCTTGTCCGACAGCCTTACCGAAGGACCGCACCACTCTATCGAAGCCGCTATCAGTCATTATGAACAGCAAATGTTTATCTACGCCACCGAAGCCCAACGTTCATCTTCCAAAAACGAGATGGAAATGCGTCATCCTGATTTTTCTTTTCAACAATTGATTCAGTAA
- a CDS encoding AraC family transcriptional regulator yields the protein MENDDQTVPAILKKLASLLRTEIKHRKLEIPSRFGNGYCTGFIFNEHIRMLISHYRLNEDIILENPEVDASKKMLFFKFQNIFSQPGKRADETNAQEIPSVLIATSRINTDALIPIHTNTGAINIEVDADYLGRQFQSPDQSPVVNSLLKNTQPLLFEQMIDPSMQDIVREIIADDTDENFKLFFLRLKAEELICRLVIAMEKRDEKRLYKLNNQDVETLYKVKEKILGQLAVPPVINDLAAAAGMSPTKLKRLFRQIFGNSIFSYYQEFRMKEAAFLLNEKKYSVSEVGYRLGFTNLSHFSKIFKEHTGMKPKQYSMR from the coding sequence ATGGAAAATGATGACCAAACAGTTCCTGCTATCCTGAAAAAGCTGGCCTCTTTATTGAGAACAGAGATAAAACACAGAAAACTGGAAATTCCATCCCGCTTTGGAAACGGATACTGTACCGGGTTTATTTTTAACGAACATATCCGGATGCTGATCAGTCATTACAGGCTGAATGAAGATATTATCCTGGAGAACCCAGAAGTGGATGCTTCTAAGAAGATGCTATTCTTTAAGTTTCAAAATATATTTTCCCAACCAGGAAAGAGGGCAGATGAAACGAATGCACAAGAGATCCCTTCTGTCCTGATTGCTACCAGCCGCATCAATACTGATGCTCTTATTCCGATCCATACCAATACAGGTGCCATTAATATCGAAGTGGATGCAGATTATCTGGGCAGGCAATTTCAGTCGCCGGATCAATCTCCTGTGGTGAACAGTCTTTTGAAGAATACTCAGCCTTTGCTTTTTGAGCAGATGATTGATCCGTCAATGCAGGATATTGTCAGAGAGATCATTGCGGATGATACGGACGAAAATTTTAAACTTTTTTTTCTGAGACTAAAGGCTGAAGAACTGATTTGCAGGCTAGTGATAGCCATGGAGAAGCGGGATGAAAAACGTCTTTATAAGCTGAACAATCAGGATGTTGAAACCCTTTATAAAGTAAAGGAAAAAATCCTTGGGCAGCTGGCTGTACCTCCCGTTATCAATGATTTGGCCGCCGCCGCCGGTATGAGCCCCACCAAACTGAAACGTCTTTTCAGACAGATTTTTGGAAACAGTATTTTCAGTTATTATCAGGAATTTAGGATGAAAGAAGCCGCTTTCCTGTTAAATGAGAAAAAATATTCCGTTTCTGAAGTGGGTTATAGGCTGGGATTTACCAATTTAAGCCACTTTTCAAAAATATTTAAAGAACATACCGGGATGAAGCCGAAACAATATTCGATGAGGTAA
- a CDS encoding AraC family ligand binding domain-containing protein: protein MKRYRQFEPVIISDFKGSQWEHPEHSHNHYEIIFIKEGSGNHIINGNAVSYESGSVFLLGPEEYHYFEIEQCTHFIYLKFTDAYLYRKTGMSPSTIHQLEYLIKSRETHQAGFNLPERERCTVRLIFNVIISLQHHILDNQELIWYQLLTLSSVLKRNMPELQAVGNRSRDLQAIFCYIHKNIYEPDLLRAQHMAKHFNLATEYLGTYFKRNAGITLRNYISQYRNILIQQRMNGGRMSLKEIAVEFGLTDSSHLSKVLQKDISPVRNQKE from the coding sequence ATGAAACGTTACCGGCAATTTGAACCTGTCATAATATCCGATTTTAAGGGGTCACAATGGGAACACCCTGAACACAGCCATAACCATTATGAGATTATCTTTATCAAAGAAGGTTCAGGCAATCATATTATCAATGGAAATGCAGTGTCATATGAATCAGGAAGTGTTTTTTTACTAGGACCGGAAGAATATCACTATTTTGAAATTGAACAATGTACCCATTTTATCTATCTCAAGTTCACAGACGCCTATCTGTATAGAAAAACAGGTATGTCCCCTTCTACTATCCACCAGTTGGAATACCTTATCAAAAGCAGGGAAACCCATCAGGCCGGATTTAATCTTCCGGAACGGGAACGGTGTACTGTTCGGCTCATTTTCAATGTCATTATTTCCCTTCAACATCATATTCTCGATAATCAGGAATTAATATGGTATCAGCTTCTTACACTGTCATCTGTTTTAAAAAGAAATATGCCGGAGCTACAGGCTGTCGGAAACCGGAGCAGAGATCTTCAGGCAATATTCTGTTACATTCACAAAAACATTTACGAACCAGATCTGCTGAGAGCCCAACACATGGCAAAACATTTTAATTTAGCCACAGAATATCTCGGAACATATTTTAAAAGGAACGCCGGTATTACGCTAAGAAATTATATTTCTCAATACCGGAATATTCTGATCCAGCAGCGGATGAACGGCGGAAGAATGAGTTTAAAAGAAATTGCAGTTGAATTCGGACTGACTGACAGCAGCCATCTTTCAAAGGTTTTGCAAAAAGACATTTCTCCCGTTAGAAATCAAAAAGAATAA